The following coding sequences are from one Oscillatoria sp. FACHB-1407 window:
- a CDS encoding heavy-metal-associated domain-containing protein: protein MTLQLTVPNMACSACSDTITKAIQAIDPTATVQADTKTKQVNVETQAAETAIKQAIVDAGYTIA from the coding sequence ATGACTCTTCAACTCACAGTTCCCAACATGGCTTGCTCAGCTTGCAGCGACACGATTACCAAAGCAATTCAGGCGATCGACCCTACTGCTACGGTTCAAGCAGACACCAAAACAAAACAGGTCAACGTCGAAACGCAAGCCGCAGAGACAGCCATCAAACAAGCCATTGTCGATGCTGGCTATACCATCGCATAG